One Chitinophagales bacterium genomic window carries:
- a CDS encoding SurA N-terminal domain-containing protein, whose translation MAVIGTIRQRLGGLLIVLIAFAMLAFILMDMGGAKNGPQRAGTALLKVNGEEIPYRAFEDRLKANEQFMLQNLIQQGQLEAGSSLSEQQREMVRSSTYNEMLGETLKNETYKKLGIQVDDEEQKALFFVDEFQHPSIKSSFADETGKFSQQRFEQYIKTLGAP comes from the coding sequence ATGGCAGTAATTGGAACCATAAGACAACGACTAGGCGGATTGCTAATCGTTTTGATAGCCTTTGCTATGTTGGCATTTATTTTAATGGACATGGGAGGTGCTAAAAATGGTCCTCAAAGAGCAGGAACAGCACTATTAAAAGTAAATGGAGAAGAAATTCCTTACAGAGCATTTGAAGACAGACTAAAAGCTAATGAACAATTCATGCTTCAAAACTTAATACAACAAGGTCAGTTGGAGGCAGGAAGTTCTTTATCTGAGCAACAAAGAGAAATGGTACGTAGCAGTACTTACAATGAAATGCTTGGCGAAACCCTAAAAAACGAAACCTATAAAAAATTAGGTATTCAAGTGGATGACGAAGAGCAAAAAGCATTATTTTTTGTAGATGAATTTCAACATCCTTCTATAAAAAGTTCTTTTGCTGACGAAACCGGAAAATTTAGCCAACAAAGATTTGAACAATACATTAAAACTTTAGGTGCACCAGA